From a region of the Helianthus annuus cultivar XRQ/B chromosome 5, HanXRQr2.0-SUNRISE, whole genome shotgun sequence genome:
- the LOC110940228 gene encoding AAA-ATPase At5g57480: MKEVWTTIASLMGVWAFSRTLLTAIFPPELLFTLTKLFHHFFNCFSSYCYYDITEIEGVNTNELYTAVQLYLSATAASSCSATSSNRLSLTRGLNSSAITFGLAHNDRITDEFNGVSVLWEHIVTPRQSQTFSWRPLPEEKRGFTLRMNKRDKPYVLQSYLDFITEKANDIRRKNEDRLLHTNSRGGSLDSRGQPWESVPFKHPSTFDTLAMDPLKKAEIMSDLRDFADGSAFYTRTGRAWKRGYLLYGPPGTGKSSMIAAMANFLGYDIYDLELTEVQTNLELRKLLMKTSSKSIIVIEDIDCSINLTNRKETNGGGGRDQCSFGLPEAGPETEPGTNNSITLSGLLNFTDGLWSCCGSERIFVFTTNHVEKLDPALLRSGRMDMHVFMSYCSFASLKILLKNYLGCTTDDVAPEVLRRLEEVTDAAEMTPADVSEVLIKNRRDKDRALRELVEVLSVRAEKNRSPVRRREGEEVAEEEEKREVESGDAAAGGGCFGE, translated from the coding sequence ATGAAGGAGGTTTGGACAACCATTGCGTCTCTAATGGGCGTGTGGGCGTTTTCCCGAACACTCCTAACCGCCATCTTCCCACCGGAGCTTCTCTTCACTCTCACCAAACTCTTCCACCATTTCTTTAACTGCTTCTCATCCTACTGTTATTACGACATCACCGAGATCGAAGGAGTCAACACCAACGAGCTTTACACCGCCGTCCAGCTCTACCTCTCCGCCACCGCCGCCTCCTCCTGCTCCGCCACCTCCTCCAACCGCCTCTCCCTCACCCGCGGCCTCAACTCCTCCGCTATTACATTCGGTCTCGCTCACAACGACCGCATAACCGACGAGTTCAACGGCGTATCTGTTCTCTGGGAACACATTGTAACCCCCCGGCAATCGCAGACGTTCTCATGGCGTCCGTTGCCGGAGGAGAAACGTGGGTTCACGCTTCGGATGAACAAGCGTGATAAACCCTACGTTCTACAGTCATATCTCGATTTCATTACAGAAAAAGCTAATGATATTCGAAGAAAAAATGAAGATAGGTTGTTGCATACAAACTCACGTGGCGGATCACTCGACTCACGTGGTCAGCCGTGGGAGTCTGTCCCGTTCAAACACCCTAGCACGTTTGACACGCTGGCAATGGATCCGTTGAAGAAAGCGGAGATCATGTCTGATCTTCGGGACTTCGCGGACGGTAGCGCGTTTTACACGCGCACTGGTCGTGCGTGGAAACGCGGATACCTTTTGTACGGTCCTCCCGGGACCGGCAAATCCAGCATGATCGCGGCAATGGCGAATTTTTTAGGGTATGATATTTACGATCTCGAACTAACCGAGGTGCAAACCAATCTGGAGCTCCGAAAGTTGCTCATGAAAACGAGTTCCAAGTCGATTATCGTAATCGAAGACATTGATTGTTCGATTAATTTAACAAATCGTAAAGAAACcaacggtggtggtggtcgggATCAGTGTAGTTTCGGGTTACCCGAGGCGGGTCCGGAAACCGAACCAGGAACAAATAACTCCATAACATTATCCGGGTTACTGAATTTTACAGACGGGTTATGGTCATGTTGCGGGTCGGAGCGGATATTCGTGTTTACAACAAATCATGTTGAGAAACTTGACCCGGCATTGTTACGGAGCGGGCGGATGGATATGCACGTGTTCATGAGTTACTGTTCTTTTGCGTCGTtaaaaatattgttaaaaaatTATTTAGGGTGTACGACGGATGACGTGGCACCGGAGGTTTTACGGCGGCTGGAGGAGGTTACTGATGCGGCGGAGATGACGCCGGCGGATGTTAGTGAGGTGTTGATAAAAAACCGGCGGGATAAAGATAGGGCGTTGAGGGAGTTGGTGGAGGTGTTGAGTGTGAGAGCGGAGAAGAATAGAAGTCCGGTGCGGCGGCGTGAGGGGGAGGAggtggcggaggaggaggagaagAGGGAGGTGGAGAGTGGGGATGCGGCGGCGGGTGGTGGTTGTTTTGGGGAAtaa